In a genomic window of Acipenser ruthenus chromosome 41, fAciRut3.2 maternal haplotype, whole genome shotgun sequence:
- the LOC117433631 gene encoding beta-1,4-galactosyltransferase 3-like, which yields MLLSKGRYLMLFVCVQMVVMALMYREGYRKRVGYFLGIFRKGGTPAAIAQGNLTHPGDVYANLSLIVKPAMREEDLPFCPEKSPLINGPFRVTFPPMLTMAEVEQKNPFVRAGGRYKPPDCQSTHRTAIIIPHRNREHHLKYLLYFLHPFLQRQQLNYGIYIIHQAGNYTFNRAKLLNVGFKEAMKDEDWSCMFYHDVDLIPEDDRNLYTCDKYPKHASIAMDKFGYKLPYKTYFGGVSALTPEQYMKMNGFPNNYWGWGGEDDDIAIRVALSGMLISRPSVQVGRYKMIKHEHDKGNEENPKRFNMLAKTRRTWKQDGMNTMEYEVLSKEFRPLYTNITVDIGSEKGFHPKT from the exons ATGCTGTTGTCCAAGGGGAGGTACTTGATGCTTTTCGTGTGCGTGCAGATGGTAGTGATGGCCTTGATGTATCGCGAGGGCTACCGAAAACGGGTAGGGTATTTCCTGGGCATATTTCGGAAAGGCGGGACTCCTGCAGCCATCGCCCAAGGGAACCTCACCCACCCTGGGGACGTGTACGCCAACCTGAGCCTCATCGTCAAACCCGCCATGCGCGAGGAAGATCTGCCATTCTGCCCGGAGAAATCGCCCCTGATCA ACGGTCCGTTCAGGGTGACGTTCCCTCCTATGCTGACCATGGCCGAGGTGGAACAGAAAAACCCGTTCGTGAGGGCCGGGGGACGGTACAAGCCGCCGGACTGCCAGTCGACTCATCGCACTGCCATCATCATCCCTCACCGGAACCGAGAGCACCACCTGAAATACCTCCTCTACTTCCTCCACCCCTTCCTGCAGCGGCAGCAACTCAACTACGGCATCTACATCATCCACCAG GCTGGGAATTACACATTTAACCGGGCCAAGCTGCTGAACGTGGGCTTCAAGGAGGCGATGAAGGACGAGGACTGGAGCTGCATGTTCTACCACGACGTGGACCTCATACCGGAGGATGACCGCAACCTCTACACCTGCGACAAGTACCCCAAGCACGCCTCCATCGCCATGGACAAGTTCGGATACAA GCTGCCTTACAAAACTTATTTCGGAGGGGTGTCTGCTCTGACCCCAGAGCAGTACATGAAGATGAACGGCTTCCCAAACAACTACTGGGGCTGGGGAGGCGAGGACGATGACATCGCGATCAG aGTGGCTCTCAGTGGCATGCTGATTTCACGACCCTCAGTACAGGTGGGGCGCTACAAGATGATTAAACACGAGCACGATAAAGGCAATGAAGAGAACCCCAAACG GTTTAACATGTTGGCGAAGACAAGGCGCACATGGAAGCAGGATGGAATGAACACGATGGAGTATGAGGTGCTGTCTAAGGAGTTCAGACCACTCTACACTAACATCACTGTGGACATAGGCTCAGAAAAGGGGTTCCACCCCAAAACGTGA